A stretch of Tachyglossus aculeatus isolate mTacAcu1 chromosome 3, mTacAcu1.pri, whole genome shotgun sequence DNA encodes these proteins:
- the LOC119925830 gene encoding olfactory receptor 13A1-like yields the protein MGAPNQTMVTEFILQSFTENPQLQPLFFSLFLLLFLLALVGNVLIITAIHVSTGLHLPMYFFLANLAILDIICTSSVLPKILENLISAKKTISYGGCMIQIFFLSWSLSSELVLFTAMAYDRYMAICQPLHYSKMVSKTVCIGLVAFVWSIGGLNSVTITILILRLSFCGPNFIPHFFCEIPPVLLLSCTPTYWIDVLTIMADMFLAGLNFLLTMVSYSFIIASIMKIRTREGKTRAFSTCSTHLTVVTLYYSTMIYTYIRPVLGTSRFQDKLVSVLYTVLTPTLNPLIYTLRNKDVKVALKKLFPFLPS from the coding sequence ATGGGAGCCCCAAACCAGACGATGGTGACAGAGTTCATCTTACAGAGTTTCACCGAAAACCCTCAGCTTCAGCCTCTCTTCTTTagcctcttcctgcttctctttctatTGGCTCTCGTTGGAAATGTCCTCATCATCACGGCTATCCACGTCAGCACCGGACTCCACctgcccatgtatttcttcctggcCAATCTGGCCATTCTCGATATCATCTGCACCTCATCAGTTCTGCCCAAAATTTTGGAGAACCTGATCTCGgcgaagaaaaccatctcctatGGTGGCTGCATGATTCAGATATTCTTCCTCAGTTGGTCCCTGAGTTCGGAGCTGGTACTCTTCACGgcgatggcctatgaccgctataTGGCTATTTGCCAGCCTTTGCACTACAGCAAGATGGTGAGTAAGACAGTGTGCATTGGGTTGGTTGCCTTCGTGTGGAGTATTGGTGGGCTCAACTCTGTAACCATCACGATTCTGATCCTCAGATTATCCTTCTGTGGGCCCAACTTCATccctcacttcttctgtgaaatcCCCCCTGTACTGCTGCTTTCTTGTACCCCAACCTACTGGATCGACGTCCTGACCATCATGGCAGATATGTTCCTGGCCGGTCTGAATTTCCTCCTCACCATGGTGTCCTACAGCTTCATCATAGCCAGCATCATGAAGATCCGCACCAGGGAGGGAAAGACGAGAGCGTTCTCCACCTGCTCCACCCATCTCACTGTGGTGACCCTGTATTACTCCACCATGATTTATACTTACATCCGTCCAGTTCTGGGCACCTCAAGATTTCAGGACAAATTGGTGTCTGTATTGTACACGGTCCTGACTCcaactctgaaccccctcatttacacACTGAGAAATAAAGATGTCAAAGTGGCACTAAAGAAACTCTTCCCATTTCTACCGTCTTAG